In Raphanus sativus cultivar WK10039 chromosome 5, ASM80110v3, whole genome shotgun sequence, the following proteins share a genomic window:
- the LOC108859629 gene encoding nudix hydrolase 25 — MENLPPGYRPNVGVCLINSDNLVFVASRLNVPGAWQMPQGGIEDGEDPKSAAMRELQEETGVVSAAIIAEVPNWLTYDFPPAVKAKVNRLWGGEWHGQAQKWFLVRLIKDEDEREINLANNEADSEFAEWKWARPEEVVDQAVDYKRPTYEQVIKTFGSYLNDPGRAAKCKSAKW, encoded by the exons ATGGAGAATCTACCTCCTGGTTACCGTCCCAATGTTGGTGTGTGTCTAATCAATTCGGATAATCTG GTATTTGTAGCTTCAAGATTGAATGTTCCTGGAGCATGGCAGATGCCACAG GGAGGCATTGAAGATGGAGAGGATCCAAAGTCAGCAGCCATGAGAGAGTTACAAGAAGAAACTGGGGTCGTTTCAGCTGCAATCATCGCTGAG GTTCCAAATTGGTTGACATATGATTTCCCACCTGCAGTAAAGGCAAAGGTTAACCGTCTCTGGGGTGGTGAATGGCACGGTCAAGCGCAGAAATG GTTCCTAGTGCGACTGATAAAGGATGAGGATGAAAGAGAGATCAATCTAGCAAACAACGAAGCGGATTCAGAGTTTGCAGAGTGGAAATGGGCGAGACCTGAAGAAGTGGTAGATCAAGCAGTTGATTACAAAAGGCCAACCTACGAACAAGTCATCAAGACTTTTGGTTCTTACTTGAATGATCCAGGAAGAGCTGCTAAGTGTAAATCAGCCAAGTGGTAA